Within the Setaria viridis chromosome 3, Setaria_viridis_v4.0, whole genome shotgun sequence genome, the region TTTTCCACATAGAAAGAGCACAGCAAAATCAAACTCTGGAACTGGGCTTCTAACTGTACCTGTACCTGAGATTCTACTGTTATTCTTCGTCCTCTTAACATTGGCACGGAATTGCATTTCAGGCTACAGAGCTGGACCCAAATGATGCGACAGTGCTCTCAAACAGAAGCCTCTGCTGGTTGCGGGCAGGGCAAGCTGAGCGTGCTCTGGAGGATGCAAAAGCATGCCGAGCGTTGAGGCCAGATTGGGCGAAAGCTTGCTACAGGGAAGGTGCGGCCCATCGCCTGTTACAGGTATGTGAGATTGAGAGATATGATTGGGAATTCACCCACAGCCTGTTTGTCTTTAGACTGACTAATTTATTCGTTGTGTGTGGTGCCCTGGCAGAGGTTTGAGGAAGCCGCAAATGCCTTCTATGAGGGCGTGCAACTTGAGCCAGAGAACAAAGAGCTGGTCAGCGCGTTCAGGTATATAAGCAGACCCGGTTTTGTTTCGTTAGCATGGCCAGTATGGACATGGCCTTGGTCATGGCCATGCTATGCTATGGTTTGTTCTTGCAGTCATTGATGTTTCTAATGTCAATGAAACAAACAACAAACAGGGAGGCCATCGAAGCCGGGAGGAAGTTCCACGGGGTGGACACGCCGAATCCAGCACAATGAGACCGAATATCTGGTGAATTGGTTGAAGCTGTACTGTTTGCCTTCGATTAGAGATATGATGAGGAACCAGTCTAGTTGGATGGGCAGGAATGTTTAGTTGGATTGGGATTTCATGAGATGATGAGGAACTAAAGTTCGAACCGGCAGAAAATTTGAAAGTTTGCCAAGTTTTGTGAGTTATATGTGGTGGTTTTTGCCATGTTTAGCTTGGCACGGATCTGGGGATGCTCTGCTCGTTAGATTGAGATGATGGATGGAAAAAGACATAGACATCTCGGCATTTCGCTGATGTGAACCTTTGTTATTTTCCCCCCTTGCGAAGACGAACCTTTGGTTTTCTGCCAACAGAAGTCACCGTTGAACATATAGCAACCGAAGTCACCGTTGAAAATATAGCAGCATGTCACGGACGATTCAGGAAGCTATATCAATAAAGCTTAGCATTTGCATTGCTGTGAACCCTATTCTTTTGCCCGAGCGATATTGAAAGGCCCAAAACCCACCACAGGTCAGGTTAGtgaaaaaacagaaagaaaaggcCCAAAACCAAGCCCATCTGGTGGTGGCCACTTCTTCCTTGCTTGCGCCGGCAGCACGGCACGCCTGGATCCATCCATATTCCGTCGCCTCCGATACCCGGCCGGTCgggagctcgccgcgccgcctctcGCTCTCTGTCTCTCCTCCGCCCGTCTCGCCGGTAAGCAACCCAAGCTGGCCCTGTAGTAATCGAATCGATTAtcttccccctccccctccgagGATTGGATTAGGGCATGAAAATCCTCTCTATTCTCTTCGACTGCTGTTGGCTAGCGCCTGGATTCGCAACTGGGTGGATGGATTGATGGTGATTAGTGGGGACGAACACCTAACCTATCCCGGATCTTCCTTGCTCCGATTCTTCATCCATCTATCCAGTTTTGTTTGTCATGAGTTTGGTGGGGTTTGCTTTGGTGTGCCTGCACGAGGGTTGTTCGGTGCTCAATTTCTTACTTCTCCTTAAAAAATTCACCATTGGCTAGCATTTTGCTTCCTCAAGCTAGCAAGCGCATTTGTTCCTCTTATCCTCGTCGCTTTACTTGCCACATCTTTCGCTctgaaacaaaaggaaaaagctGATAGACCTCGGATTCATGGTGACTGCAAACCATACCATTGTGCGTTTACTGTGCTTCTATGTTCTTGCTAACGGAGTATTTAGTGAAGAATTCCTTTTAAATGATCCTTCCTTTTAAATGATCCTTTTACTTGCATCTTGCTCGCGATTGTCAACAAACTTGCAAGGCAATGCCAACAATATGCTATTGGTGCAGGACATCTCTCCACGATGGGTGACTACACAATCCAGATCAGCACCAAGCTCATTGATCAGCTTGCTCGCGATGATGAGAAGGTCAAACGCAAAGCCAGGAAGCCCAAGCCCAAGAAGAAGGCCACTGTGGAACGGCATGAAGAACCCCAGGACAGCGCACCAAAGGAATTCCCAAGCGAACCCAAGACTAGCagccctgctcctgctcctgggTGGCCTCTGCAGCCTCCCCCTATGTTTCTGCCAGTGACCCCTGCTCCCCCACCGCCCCCAGCCACAATGCCAGAGGTGGAAGCCATCCGTTCCATTCTTAAAGAAAGTGAGGCAGTTCTGGAGAAGCTGGACAAGCAGGAGGCTGGGGCACGCCAAGAGCTCAGCAAGAGAGCAAAGGAGCTGCACGACAAGGAGTTCAAGCTGCCGTACCAGAACCCCATGCCCTGCACTGAGGAGAGAGCAGGCTGCCTCGAGTGTTACAAGAGCAATGCGAAGGACCCGCTCAAGTGTGCTGAAGCTGTCAGGAGATTTGAGGCATGCGCTCGCATGGCCGTGAAGAATGCCCCCACCAAAGCCGATTAGTAAGTAGCCCATGAAGTTTCGTGAGTTGGGGTGACCTGATACACTGTTCTGCCTTGTTTTTTACGATTTTGAGGTGATCCAATAACCTGGATTTTTCATGGGAACCAAAAAACATCTTTGTAGATTTCTAATTGCACTGCACTGGGCTAGGTGAGGCTGCATAGCCTAAGTTTAGAGCTTCCGTATTACATATGTTTGTCACAATCGGAATATCAATTGGTGGTGCGAAGTTTTTTTTGTCTGAATGAGATTTTATGAGTAAGATCGGTATGCATTGGCTGAAGTACTTATTGTTGCATTGTATATGGTAACATGATTGATTTATTGTCCTAGACATACGCTTTGGCCTGTGCCTCTGTTTAGCTCTTTTCAATGTTAAGTGACACATTTTAGCAGCATCATACCCCAAGTATCACTGCCTTATCATATTCACTCAGCTGTTGGGATGTAGCATTATACCCCAAGTAGATCTCCTTGCTGGTTACTTACAACCTTTTTGGTCAAAATTGCACCCTGAACCCATGAAAGAAATCCTACCCAGCGCTGCTGATAGTAGTGCCAGCGCCAACGGTAAGGCACAGATGCTCCTCCAAAATTCCATCGCAAGTGAAGTGTATCTATATGGTTACTTTGATCTGGATAGCTTCTTGTTGCTGCTTGTTTCAGATAATTTTGTCAGTGATTGCAAAGTATGGGGGTATGTTGTCTTCTCTTGTTATAGGGATGGTCTGTCTTCTCTAAAAATCTGCTGGATGGCTAGAGTTCGATTGGCGCCAAACAGCCAAAAAACATCTGCTTACTATCTTTATGAGTTGTGGCGGCACTCTATTATGTGCTGCTACCCTACCTCCCCATTGCATTCCGTCTGTCCAATTATCTTTCTTACCTTccattttcctatttttttcttttgcccaTTTAGTTTGTTGTTGGGTCTGCACCAAGGTGGTAAGTGGTAACTAAAAGCAACTCATGTAAAAACTAATAATAATCTCTGAAGAGTTGCACATTTAGTTTGATTTTACTTCTGGCAAAAGAATCTGATATATGCTTTTACAACTGTGGCTTACTGATGGAATGATACAACTAGCTAGGTGCAACTCACCTTCTTGACGCTGATGACTTTGCTTGCTCTTATGTCCTTGAGTTTCACTCCCACGACTATGTGAGGAGGGGAGGTTTATAATTAAATTTAATTAGTTTCCAGAAATCAATGTAGATCATGTGTAGGATAAGAGTGCatggtatatatcatttttttttcaactgcTCTCTTTCATTTTTCTGCTGTATTTACAAACTCGACCATGCATATGATTGTTTGCCCTTACTGTTCTGTGGCATGCATGATCTAACTGGTAGCTGCAGTTATACATTCCATGGTCTAAATGAATTGGCCCTCAAACAGGAGAATATGCACAGCACAGCGTTGTTCTTTGCTGCTAGTATTCACCCTACTGTTGGGTTGCTGTATCCCCAAGTAATGCTGGGATGCAACTCAACAGCATCAGGAACAAAACAAATACATTCTGTCACCAACGAATTAAGGACAGATGAAGAAGGGTGTTAGATTGCTACTCCAGGACAGATGAGAGCCTGGGAGTAGCTAAATAGAAAGGATAATAAGATTGCTGGTTGTTGGTGGTGTTTGTTGATGCATCTCATCGATCGACCATCAGCTCAGCTCGCCGGCGGGGCAGCTGCTCAGTTCCTTGCACTCCAGCTTGGCCTTGACTGCCGACAGCCCCTCCATCATGTGGTGCAGCCCCGCCCTTGGCCTTGGCGCCTATCGACGGGCTCTCGTCATCGTCTTCgcttgccggcgccggcgccccgtCGTCGTCTGCTGCCGTACGGCGGCGCATCAGCTTCCGGCGCAGACGCCTCCTCTGCCGCGGCAGCCAGCGAGCGCTCCATTGCGGCCGCCAGGAGCGCTAGCAGCAGCGTTGGCCATCGTCGATCGACCAGTGTCTGTTGCTTCCTTGCTCGATCACGGGAACAAGTGACGTGGTTGCGATGACATATGTGTATTACACTATTACTATAGCAATGCTGGCAAGGttttattatatatattatatataataGAGGTGATGAGCACCTAAAAAACAGATGGAGCAGAACTGCTATGCTAGCGCCTAGTACTAGGCACTGTGCAGAGCGTTCCTGTCCGAGTGTCTCGACAAGCAAATATTACCagctttatttcttttcttttttagaggAGCAAATGTCCTACTACCCAAGCCCAACACCGCTATCTCAGCCCATCTTAAAAATTGACTTCAACCTGGACCTGGGAGCCAACACCGGCCCAACCATCTCATTCCCCCCCAAAGCCTCCGGCAATCGTCGCCGCCTAGGGTTTAGGCTTccggccgccgcagcctccACGCAGCGAGCGAAAGGGGGATCGCCCGAAGGGAGCCGCGGAGATGAGCGGGAGCGCGTTCAACGCGTTCAAGTCGCGGGTGCCGGTGGCGTGGAGCCCGCGGCTGTACATCACGCTGGTGCGGGGGCTCCCCGGGACGcggcgcctccaccgccgcacgCTTGAGGCCAtgcgcctccgccgctgccaccgcacCGTCGAGCACCGCACCACGCCGTCGCTCCTCGGGATGCTCACGCAGGTCAagcgcctcgtcgtcgtcgagacGGAGGAGATGTACAACGCGCGGAggcaggcggaggaggagcggcgcgcGCCCAGGCCGCCGCTTGTCATCTCCCACCACCCGCCGGCTCCGACTCCGAAGCCGGCAGCAGCCGCGGCTGAGGGTGCCGCTGCCACTGCGCAGTAGCCTCTGGTAAGCTTCTGGAGCCCAGATTGTTCCCAGAGTGCTCTGTTTTTCTGTTGTGTTGCATGCCCTTGAAGTGTTTGATCCAATGTCTCAAGATAGAGTTGTCAGTACATCAAATTTATCTGCGTTCTGTTCCAATGAAATTTAAATGTCTTAGCATGAAGAACAATTGAAGAGTTTGCAGTGGCTATTAATTTGCCACTCCATTTCTGTATCAAGAGTGCTCTATGTCAGACGTTAAACCAATTGTTGTACTGTTTTTCCCATGATAGGTTGCTGTAATTGTTGTGTTACACCATCATGTAAAGTGACCATATGGATTATGGAAGGCACAATTCTATAATGGCATATCCGTTTATGACAAATTGTGGGTTTAGCCCTTCTGAATCAGGGGCAGTGCATGAAAAGCAAGCATAAAATATTTCTGTGCTACTTTTTTCATGCACTCCTTGGTTGACGAGTTATGTTGCATGAAATTATTGCATATCAAGTCTGTGACTTCTAATGgtagaaaaaggagaagggcaATTAACCTTGATGTTATACCACATGACCTCAATGTGCCCAGGCTAGCTAGACCAGATAATCTAGTGCCAAATATTCTTCTCGTGGTTGTGCATGTGATTGGCAAGATTTTCTACATGTTTGCTCTGAGAGATTTGAGTGAATAGATATATCACTTCTTGTTTTTATAACAGCCAAGGTGTTAGTGGATGAATCATCCTTTGAATTTTCAGTACATATAAAAGAGAAATTTTTTATTGTATCTTAACCTGTTCCATTAACTCACATTGTATGATTTACCCTCAGTTCATAAAGAAATTAAATTGAGGTGGTGTCACTGTGATGTTATTCTTCTCATGCGACACATGAGTCTCACCAAATAGCctttcatttttcttccaaAAATACGATAAGGAATAAAATGGTCTTTTCACGCCCCACATGATGGTTAAACTTGGGGCTTGTTTAATCTCCCCTCCCCACCGAACCGAACGAGCCATACCACAGCTACAGTTTATTCTTGAGCAATTCTTATTCCCCCTGTAGCACCGCTTACAGGGCAAGCAAGGGTGAATACTTGTGTAACAACGATTTGTTTCGCACTAATAAAATCAGGAAATCAGAAAAAGTACTAAATAAGACAGTTGCAAACATGCAAAGAAGAGCCGAGTCTTTCATAAGCTATTGTGGGCATTCATAGTCTCATAGAAGTGCCTCACTTGTGGAGATCTTCAGGAAATAAAACAGATGTCTATTCAATTGTAAATGGGAACGCAATACTCATCTTTATTGAGACTCCTATGGGGATTGCCTAGAGGGGACCTGTTTGGAACTAATTATGTATGTAGGGGAGCATGAATTATTTTGCGGTCTGGTTATGTAATTCAACTCCTAAAATTTGAGGGGAGTTTGGCAAACTTATAATCTGATAAGGACCATGAGTAATAATGTTGTTTTGCCATGCTACTCAATTCCTAATATTTACCTTTGGTTTTCTTGTAGGGCATCAGAAGCCTTTCATGACAGTCCAGCAACATAATAATTTATGTGCCTTTTATCAACAGATGCTTTCATTGGATCCTCCTGCTCAACAAGCTCTAGCAACCCATGCTATATGCAACACACACTGCAGCATGCTACTGTTTCCATTGGTCCTGTATTTTAGATTGTTATGGGCTGATGCCATTGTCTTTCTATACTTGTGGTCAATCAAGCTCAGTGCAATTACTAAAATTCCTGAAAATGCTCTTTAAGATGTGTCATATTGGTTCCATGCCTAATTCAGCCTAAGGGATGTCAGCCTTTAAATTTACGGTATCGTGAttgttccaacttccaaccTTAGCAAAGGGGGTTGCTAGCTTCAGTTATAATTGCCAAATTTGCTTCAGTTCTGAAGTAAAACTGTCTTGTATACTCTGGTGATTTTGGTGCTGTGCCTTCTAACTCTGATTTTGCGCTGAAAATGATTATTAGTCGATATAATAGTTATTATATTCGGTTCCTATACTTGTTTTCTCTTTCTTGCACCCTAATGATTACTTGTGAACATGATATCAGCATTTTTGGGACTGCAAACACCTATTGTTCAACCTCCCTTTCTCCATCCACTGCAATGACGTCAATTACTTCTTGGTGCTCCGGTTTTATTGTTTGCCTATTCCTGGTCAAAATATTTGCGATTTATTATTTTTAAACATATATTGTTAATGGAACGTCAAAGTTCACTGTAAGTTTAGCGCACTGGCAAGCGTAAACCCTCTCCATTGACAACGTTTCTTTTATACATCTTTGTAGCTTTCTCGTGGCATTTCTCTTCCAGTTATTGGTCTTCCCAACTGGTTTACAGAGCAAGTCAGCGTGTAGTCCAGGACTAGTAATTTTGAGCACGACAACAGGGTacgaatggaaaaaaaaaaacagatgctGCCTCGATCACCGGGAGAAGTGATGTGTTTACGAtgatatatatgtatacatatAGCAATGTTGCCAAGGTTTTattatatatatcatatatagaGGTGACGAGCACATAAAAAACAGACGGTGCAGAGCTGTTATGCTATCTTTAGTAGGAACACTAATGCATTGTAAGCAGCTAGTGCCATATGCCGGCGTCCCCTCTTCTCTCAATGTGTGTAATTTAATCTAAAAACGCAATAGCAATTCGCTCCtgtgtttgttgcttgctgATGGCGATTTTTTTTCCAGAATTCTTTAGAGGAAagacaaggaaagaaatgcaTTTCGCAAACAAATCATGCGTGCTTATACCTTTTGTCATCATCATTGATAAAGTGAAATGTACTGCACATGAAGAAAGAGACAAACATTTCCCGTCGTATGTCGTCTCTCAAAACGAAAGGTAGAGATAAAGAGATGGTGCTCCTGCTCCAAAAGCCATATGTCTTGGCTTGCTCTTATCTTCACACAAGCTACCATTTAGCTTTCGGTCATATCATCACCTAGATATTTGTTTAGTGGTGAAGAAGAATCTCGTCATCTTGAGGATTCGTCATAGGAGAAAAGTAGTGGACGATCATCTACGTCTCTGCCACGTCTACACAGCATGTATCTATGAGCCAGATTTAAAAGAGAACACAAATAGTAAAAGTGTCAATAAATTTGCCATCAAAAGTACCTAAGGACAACATACACTCACGACTGTTTTCTCAGGTACGGACCGGTGTATATGAGTATATCTATAAAGCAACTAAATGTCAAACTTTGACAGTGAAGTCAAAGTTATTaaatatttgtaaattaaatgaGATAGTGCTTTAGGAGAAACAGATGATTCATGAGAAATTAAGTAGCTGCCTAAGATGGTTGTGGTTGGGTGGACATTGAATTAAGTTGATTATGACAAATGCGCGAGAGCATGCATAACCTAACTAATAAGACGGATGGATCCAGTGGCCTCATAACTCTCGTGTCATATAACATTTGGGTACGGTATAGCCTTCGTAAAAGAGTGACGTTTTGGGCATTCACTCTATCTCAAAAACGCAACTTCTACTAGCTAACTTGTACTATATAGAGTATATCTACAATGGAAGTAACTTTGGAGATAAAATATAGATACAAATTCTGAAATGTTCGATCTCAATATACACAAACTCACGGAAGGAGCAAGGCACTCCAAGGATGGATCACATATACACAACGTGTTGCTCACTATATGCTCCTATAAATCCTCCTTGTTACAAGAGAAATTATAGAAGCTTGGACTTGCAGAAGGCAAGTAGTTAGGTAGCTGAAGAAAGAAACAGTCGCTCCTTTTATTTGCAAGGGGTgcagcaaaaataaaaagaaaaacacaagaCCTTTACATGCCCACCTCACAAACTTATTGGGGCCTTGCACAAGCTTTGTGGAGCACACATGACATTCTGGTATTTTACATGTAAATCAATCAACATATAGACCAGCGGGTGGAGTATATACTTAAGGACAGCGAGAGTCATGCATGCAAATGCAAAGAAAgaaatgaagaagaaaaaagaagataaCAGAAACAGAATCATAAGATTGCGTAGCTACATATAGCAGTGACCTGCAGTAAGTATCTGCAGGAATGGAGGTGTCAATCAGCAAGTAGCTAGCTATGGCAGGTTGGCAGCAGCTAGTCGGCGGTGGTGATGTGCACTCCGATGACGATGACGAAGATGGCGATGAGCGCGAAGTAGATGATGGAGTGGACGAGGATGGACACGGCGCTGGTCTGCAGGTTGCCGAAGTCGACGAAGTGGCAGCGGCCGGGGAGCTGGAACAGCAGCCCCGGCGAGAGGAGCACGAACAGCACCACCGCGATCACCACCGGGCCCCAGTCAGACATCCTGacgcctccttcttcttcctttgcttgcttgcttcttcttcttcttttttgctgACGATGCCTCTCTGCTTTCACTTGTCTTTCTTGCTTCAACTTGTTGGACGATCCAACCCGATGGACGAAGGATATATCGATCACTACTAGCTAGTATTAGCAGCTAGCGTTGTTGCAGAACGAAGCAGCTAGCTAGCAGGTGATGGAATGAGGGCTCTTCCTTCAGGTTGGCTGTCAGCAGACTATTAGTTAGGAGGCTTAGAACTATGCCTATGCTTCTTGAGTTGTGGGGTGCAGGGGAAGGTGAGGTTGAGCTGATCATGTGGCTTGATTTCGCCTGGTGCTCGCTCTCTCGACGACGCTAGCTCTGGCTGTGGCCGGTGGCGTTTCGCTATCCGTGGCCGTTCCCACATGACAATGGCATGTCCCTCGCGCCTCTTCTCTCCATTCCAATTTCACCACCATATACTATAATTTCAGTACTACTCTATCTTTAAGAGGTGCTTGGATACATCAACAGTAACAGAAGATGCATGAAGCCCTTTTGCAATGTATAAGTATATATAATATAATCCCACTTGGATACCGCCATTGGTCGCCAACGTGCTAATTAATTAAGCTGGCCAAGATTTTGCTGATCACCATATTAGGTCACCCGACCGATAATTAATCCCCAAATCTATCGATCGAGCGCGTTTGATGTCGTTTCGCTTTCTGTCAAGGCAAAAATAGTTAGATAAAGCTATAGTGTGCTGATGGAAGACAAAAGGCGATGCAATAATATGATTCCAGGAATATGTGGGTGGGTCTTCTCTGAATTTGGACTCGTTTTATTTTATTGATTGGTGCCTGAATATGCATGCTATGCTGCTGCCACTCaaaaggcagcagcagcggaTATATAGACAGATAAGACTGAGCAAACACTATTCATTGGTTCAGTTCTATCCTTCCCCTGCTGTCTGTCAGTAGTTCATCCTTACGACTCGTTATCGAAAAAAGAAAAGTAGTTTCTTACGACTAACGACTGTTTATTTTCTCAGCGTGTAAGACGGGTCCAATTCCAATCAAACAAACCAACCAAATCAAATAATCGTCGGAGTGCATGCAGTGATCGATTCTAAAATCTCAATGGTCAACAAGAGCTAGCTAGCTCGCGTCAACCAGCTAATAATGATGCTGTACATTAAATTGAGCACAGACAGCGTGGAGTTGTCAATGATCATCAGTTCAGTAAATGCATGTAATGAAGTCTGTTCATAAGAGATGGATCAAATAAAGTTGCGATGGAGAGGGGCTGCTCCTGTCAGCGTCGATTATATTGATAAAGCTAGCTGCCGCTACGAGCGATCCATTTCCAGTAGTTCTCAACTCATGGCTGGAAATGTAATTGGAATTTGAATTGGGTGGACGGCCACACGTACGTTTGTACTGTGTTCATAATGTTCTCTCGTTTGTTCTCTCTTCTTGCGTCTTCACATCCACTCCACCCCAAATATCCGTATCATATATGGCGGCGACGTGCCTTCCGTCGATAGCCGCAGATGAATAAACAAGGGTTCATTTCCATTAGATGATCTGATGACGAAGAAGCTATATGTGTGGTTCGCGATGCATATCATACATGTAACTAAACTCTGACAGATTGGACAGGAAAAATTAACTGAAACAGCATTCACATCGATCATACATGTATACAAGTCTACATATAGCAAGTAACGGAACCTAAAAAATGGCCAGGAACGACTAAATTAAAGCAGCATCACCAATTGCCCTTTCAAAAAAAGCGACACCAACGTATATACCCATACTGTACGCACAcaaattaaggccttatgagTAATCTCAGATGACCTTGAAAACAAAGCAGCAATTTGAATTGACCTTGATTAAAGGCCAGCATATATCTATGCCCATACATACATATACACCGCACGAATCATCGGAGGAACGACAACGATGCACCTAGCTCGATCGATCATCTGATGGATCGATCGATGACGGATGATCATCAGAGATGGATACCGTAGCTTGCATGCCTGGGTAGCTAGCTGCCGAGCTGGATCTGGACGCCGATGGCGATGAGGAAGATGGCGTCCAGGGCGAAGAAGAGGATGGTGTGGACGATGATGGAGGCGACGCTGGTCTGGAAGTTGCCCAGGGCGAAGAGGCGCGACTTGGCGGGCATCTGGAAGATGAGCCCCGGCGACAGCAGGATGAAGAGCACCAACGAGATGAACACCGGCGCCCAGTCctgcatcttcttcctcctcctcttcaataATTCTGCTCTGGCCTTCTCCAACCAGCTTaccccttccctctctctctcgcggCAGATAGACGACGTCAGGCCCGGCGTCTATGGCTGGCTCGCTTTACAGAGAATTGTCTGATCATGGAGAGGTAACCAGCAATATAGCTTTTTCTTGCGATATATGACTGTGACGTTACAGGTAGATGCATCGCCCGACGACTGGAACGGGAATGAACCTTCTTGTTGGTGGTGGACATCCGCCGTGGGCCATTGCACGCTAGGCTAAGTGTGGTTGTTGGTAAAGCAGGAGCAGCGcattttgatttgtttttggAATTCAAAAGGGGGGAAAAAGACAGTCAACAACGAAAGGGAGGATTAATGGCTTATTACATAATCATAAACACTAAATAGCGCGATTTCCACATCAATAGTAGTAGGGAGGATTAACGGCAGCCGAAAGCGCGCAGGGGGTGGTGCAGTAGCCGGGCAGCGGGTAGAGGCCGCACATGGCGGGCAGGCTCTGCGCGGCCTGCGCCACCGCCATGGGCGCCTGGGCCGCCGGC harbors:
- the LOC117848613 gene encoding uncharacterized protein, producing MGDYTIQISTKLIDQLARDDEKVKRKARKPKPKKKATVERHEEPQDSAPKEFPSEPKTSSPAPAPGWPLQPPPMFLPVTPAPPPPPATMPEVEAIRSILKESEAVLEKLDKQEAGARQELSKRAKELHDKEFKLPYQNPMPCTEERAGCLECYKSNAKDPLKCAEAVRRFEACARMAVKNAPTKAD
- the LOC117848614 gene encoding uncharacterized protein; translated protein: MSGSAFNAFKSRVPVAWSPRLYITLVRGLPGTRRLHRRTLEAMRLRRCHRTVEHRTTPSLLGMLTQVKRLVVVETEEMYNARRQAEEERRAPRPPLVISHHPPAPTPKPAAAAAEGAAATAQ
- the LOC140222342 gene encoding uncharacterized protein, whose amino-acid sequence is MSDWGPVVIAVVLFVLLSPGLLFQLPGRCHFVDFGNLQTSAVSILVHSIIYFALIAIFVIVIGVHITTAD
- the LOC140222341 gene encoding uncharacterized protein — its product is MQDWAPVFISLVLFILLSPGLIFQMPAKSRLFALGNFQTSVASIIVHTILFFALDAIFLIAIGVQIQLGS